In Spirobacillus cienkowskii, a genomic segment contains:
- a CDS encoding aconitate hydratase, with protein sequence MVQDIDMIKKVYANFASHVDAARKLLGRPMTYAEKILYAHLKPLHGGKGTELNKFGRGKDYVDFFPDRVAMQDATAQMALLQFMSAGIPKVAVPSTVHCDHLIQAEINAKTDLATANKENAEVYDFLANVSKKYGIGFWKPGAGIIHQVVLENYAFPGGMMIGTDSHTPNAGGLGMIAIGVGGADAVDVMAGIPWELKFPKLIGVKLTGALKGWASPKDVILKLAGILTVKGGTGAIVEYFGSGTASLSCTGKGTICNMGAEIGATTSLFPYDSRMSDYLQKTERAEISSAANDILSYLKPDPEVEQNPENYYDQVVTIDLDTLEPHINGPFTPDLATPISAFAKAVKENNWPSKLSAALIGSCTNSSYEDIDRVTSVAKQAASQGVKSKCEFLITPGSEQVRATIERDGQLGVLEKLGANVMANACGPCIGQWKRHGAQEKNSIVTSFNRNFTARNDGNPKTHAFVASPETVIGFALAGDLSIDFTKEPVTNEKGEKVVLQTPKGLDLPIKGFVKDEHGYVAPAADGSKIVVNINSKSDRLEALSPFKAPNLSSDFNELRLLIKAKGKCTTDHISMAGSWLKYRGHLDNISNNLLIGAINFFNGEANKVKNQVTGATGAVPATARDYKAKGIGWIVIGEENYGEGSSREHAALEPRHLGGKAIIVKSFARIHETNLKKQGMLPLTFATPADYEKIREDDTFSINVKELAPGKQLTLTIKHSDGASENIMLNHTFNDQQIGWFKAGSALNLIAASKN encoded by the coding sequence ATGGTACAAGATATTGATATGATTAAAAAAGTTTATGCCAACTTTGCATCACATGTAGATGCTGCGCGCAAGCTCCTTGGCAGACCAATGACCTACGCAGAAAAAATTTTATATGCCCATTTAAAACCTCTTCACGGAGGAAAGGGTACAGAACTCAATAAATTTGGTAGAGGCAAAGACTACGTCGATTTTTTTCCAGATAGAGTTGCAATGCAAGACGCCACAGCACAGATGGCTTTACTACAGTTTATGTCTGCGGGCATTCCTAAGGTTGCTGTACCTTCTACAGTACATTGTGACCACCTCATTCAGGCTGAAATCAACGCAAAAACAGATCTTGCAACAGCCAATAAAGAAAATGCTGAGGTTTACGATTTTCTTGCTAATGTGTCCAAAAAGTATGGCATTGGCTTCTGGAAACCTGGAGCAGGTATTATTCATCAAGTTGTTCTTGAGAATTATGCATTTCCAGGCGGTATGATGATTGGCACCGACTCCCACACTCCTAACGCAGGCGGTCTAGGCATGATTGCAATTGGCGTTGGCGGCGCAGATGCTGTGGATGTCATGGCCGGAATCCCTTGGGAACTAAAATTTCCAAAGCTTATAGGCGTTAAATTAACTGGCGCATTAAAAGGCTGGGCATCCCCTAAAGACGTTATATTAAAACTTGCAGGCATTCTAACCGTTAAGGGCGGAACTGGCGCAATTGTCGAATACTTTGGCTCAGGAACAGCTTCGTTATCATGCACAGGCAAGGGTACAATTTGCAATATGGGTGCAGAAATTGGAGCAACAACATCACTATTCCCATACGATTCGCGTATGTCCGACTACTTACAAAAAACTGAAAGAGCAGAAATCTCCTCTGCCGCCAATGACATTTTAAGTTACCTTAAACCCGATCCCGAAGTCGAACAAAATCCAGAAAATTACTATGATCAAGTGGTAACAATTGATCTTGACACTCTTGAACCACATATTAACGGTCCGTTTACCCCAGATCTCGCAACACCTATTTCTGCTTTTGCAAAGGCCGTAAAAGAAAATAACTGGCCAAGCAAACTCAGCGCAGCACTCATAGGCTCTTGCACAAACTCTTCTTACGAAGATATCGACAGAGTGACTTCTGTTGCCAAACAAGCAGCATCCCAAGGGGTAAAATCCAAATGTGAATTTTTAATCACTCCAGGTAGCGAGCAGGTTAGGGCAACAATAGAACGCGATGGTCAATTAGGCGTGCTCGAAAAACTTGGCGCTAACGTGATGGCGAATGCATGCGGTCCTTGTATTGGGCAATGGAAACGCCACGGAGCGCAAGAAAAAAACTCGATTGTCACAAGCTTTAACCGCAACTTTACCGCCCGCAATGACGGCAACCCGAAAACACACGCATTTGTGGCTTCGCCAGAAACAGTCATTGGTTTTGCATTGGCAGGCGATCTCAGTATCGATTTTACAAAAGAGCCTGTTACCAATGAAAAAGGTGAAAAGGTTGTTTTACAAACTCCTAAGGGGCTTGATCTGCCAATAAAAGGTTTTGTTAAAGACGAACATGGCTATGTGGCTCCCGCGGCAGATGGCTCAAAAATTGTTGTCAATATCAACTCCAAAAGCGACCGCCTAGAAGCCTTAAGTCCTTTTAAAGCTCCTAATTTAAGTTCAGACTTCAATGAACTTCGTTTGCTTATTAAAGCTAAAGGCAAATGCACAACCGATCACATTTCTATGGCAGGAAGTTGGTTAAAGTACCGCGGCCATCTTGATAATATTTCAAACAACCTGCTTATTGGTGCCATTAACTTTTTTAACGGCGAAGCCAATAAAGTTAAAAATCAAGTCACTGGCGCAACAGGTGCAGTGCCAGCAACCGCACGCGATTATAAAGCCAAAGGTATAGGCTGGATTGTTATTGGTGAAGAAAACTATGGAGAAGGAAGTTCACGCGAGCACGCAGCACTTGAGCCTCGTCATCTTGGCGGCAAAGCAATTATTGTTAAAAGTTTTGCGCGCATTCACGAAACAAACTTAAAGAAACAAGGAATGCTCCCTCTGACTTTTGCAACACCTGCTGATTACGAAAAAATTCGCGAAGACGATACGTTCTCTATTAATGTTAAAGAGCTTGCTCCTGGTAAGCAATTAACTTTAACTATTAAACATTCTGATGGCGCGTCAGAAAATATTATGCTCAACCATACTTTTAACGATCAACAAATTGGTTGGTTTAAAGCAGGTAGTGCATTAAATTTAATTGCGGCGTCTAAAAACTAG
- a CDS encoding HD-GYP domain-containing protein, whose protein sequence is MPLSPYRKIDILLFYKTVDYLVKDFSTKDLSVTFKSVNIDNELSEKISNPEKLKILVMTPQQYIYNKKNITKYIEFGTNTKHIGIFLIEDPFDIPTIKLRKKTYSLYENEKIIKYLKSPYSKKIFYEELKETIYNLFLHSSYQYLSTFSMLREIESTAMKDISKAITNKNFFAEDFLGLVLKKSMEITYADAGFIFTKENSIDTNSNKQLSTINLLNKSIKFTQKNKILNRQKIHLKKNCLDSDCSKIAKFIVEEKTSISWVGEENIDSTNNLVKKFSQLPEIMFDQKTYKIKSYCAFPIMFPSGEIEGFILLINKRVDKEILLDNKTDIDNYVTKFYSHDLDLLESIANQSAIALEHTKLINDLKNVFESFTAASIIAIESRDPTTKGHSERVATLTVGLAEAVNKTHSGIYAGLEFSKIQVEEIRYASLLHDFGKIGVREHILNKEKKLFPHELERIKSRLSAITDKLHINILESYINKLMIKNESPQQVDLDKIKKEINETANKLGKFWEIILDVNEPSVLSQEFFEKISEMAATKIIVGQESLPILTPKEIEVLSIKRGSLSDSERREIESHVTHSYNFLIQIPWSIDLKDIPEIVYGHHERLDGSGYPRSLKGKNIPVQARMMAITDVFDALVARDRPYKKAIPYDRAFNILEAEVKNGKLDGELFKIFLEAKVGDLIIDQNLPPKTSSVA, encoded by the coding sequence GTGCCTCTTTCACCCTATCGCAAAATTGATATTTTATTATTTTATAAAACAGTTGATTATTTAGTTAAAGATTTTTCTACAAAAGATTTATCTGTTACTTTTAAATCAGTTAATATTGATAATGAACTTTCAGAAAAAATATCTAATCCTGAAAAGTTAAAAATACTCGTTATGACACCACAGCAATATATTTATAATAAAAAAAACATTACAAAATATATAGAATTTGGAACAAACACCAAGCACATTGGAATATTTTTAATTGAAGATCCATTTGATATACCAACTATTAAATTAAGAAAAAAAACATATTCTTTATATGAAAACGAAAAAATTATTAAATATCTAAAATCTCCTTATTCAAAAAAAATATTTTACGAAGAACTCAAAGAAACTATTTATAATTTATTCTTACATTCAAGCTATCAATACTTATCCACATTTTCTATGCTTCGAGAAATAGAAAGCACAGCAATGAAAGATATTAGTAAAGCAATAACTAATAAAAATTTTTTTGCAGAAGATTTTTTGGGATTAGTTTTAAAAAAAAGTATGGAAATTACTTATGCTGATGCAGGATTTATTTTTACAAAAGAAAATTCAATTGATACAAATTCTAACAAACAATTAAGCACAATTAATCTTTTAAATAAATCAATAAAATTTACGCAAAAAAATAAAATTCTAAACAGACAAAAAATACATTTAAAAAAGAACTGCTTAGATTCTGATTGTTCAAAAATTGCAAAATTTATAGTCGAAGAAAAAACTAGTATATCATGGGTGGGAGAAGAAAATATTGACTCGACAAATAATCTGGTTAAAAAGTTCTCTCAATTACCAGAAATTATGTTTGACCAAAAAACATACAAAATAAAATCATATTGCGCCTTCCCTATTATGTTTCCTTCTGGAGAAATAGAAGGATTTATTTTACTCATAAATAAACGAGTAGATAAAGAAATTTTACTTGATAATAAAACTGACATTGATAATTACGTAACTAAATTTTATTCTCATGATTTAGATTTACTAGAATCAATTGCAAACCAGTCAGCTATTGCATTAGAACATACAAAACTAATCAACGATTTAAAAAATGTTTTCGAATCATTCACTGCTGCAAGTATTATTGCTATTGAATCTCGAGATCCAACTACAAAAGGACATAGCGAAAGAGTTGCAACATTAACGGTTGGTCTTGCCGAAGCGGTTAATAAAACCCATAGCGGTATCTATGCAGGGTTAGAATTTTCTAAAATTCAGGTAGAAGAAATTCGCTATGCTTCATTACTACATGATTTTGGAAAAATTGGTGTTAGAGAACACATTTTAAATAAAGAAAAAAAACTATTTCCTCATGAATTAGAAAGAATCAAATCAAGGCTATCAGCTATTACTGACAAGCTTCATATTAATATTCTTGAATCTTATATAAATAAATTAATGATAAAAAATGAATCACCACAACAAGTAGATTTAGACAAAATAAAAAAAGAAATCAATGAAACAGCTAATAAACTTGGAAAATTCTGGGAAATCATTCTTGATGTCAATGAACCTTCTGTATTAAGTCAAGAATTTTTTGAAAAAATATCAGAAATGGCCGCAACAAAAATAATTGTAGGTCAAGAATCTTTGCCAATATTAACTCCTAAAGAAATAGAAGTCCTTAGTATTAAAAGAGGATCTTTAAGCGACTCTGAGCGTCGTGAAATTGAAAGCCATGTTACACATTCGTATAATTTTTTAATCCAAATTCCATGGTCCATCGATTTAAAAGATATTCCAGAAATTGTTTACGGCCATCACGAAAGACTAGACGGCTCAGGATATCCAAGAAGTTTAAAAGGGAAAAACATTCCTGTCCAAGCAAGAATGATGGCAATAACTGATGTATTTGATGCTCTTGTTGCACGAGACAGACCTTACAAAAAAGCGATTCCGTATGATCGCGCGTTTAATATTTTAGAGGCCGAAGTGAAAAATGGAAAACTAGACGGAGAGTTATTTAAAATCTTTTTAGAAGCAAAAGTTGGTGATTTGATTATTGACCAAAACTTACCTCCGAAAACCTCTTCAGTTGCTTAA
- the dnaB gene encoding replicative DNA helicase, whose protein sequence is MISTPQNTPSITGLPHSREAEQAVLGTILATPSSVFGCTEKLVSHYFFDPQHQIIVTAIRELIVENRPADVTLVYGKLREKGDNLKVGDLEGVRKLLEFNSRPELLDYWLEEVKKYWELRLVIEACADIIARGKRVAGANVDEFLSYAESKFTQLAESRIVTGLIPAAQVVRETILDLEKIFQNPGKITGIASGFTDLDKITAGFQPSDLIILAARPAMGKTSLALNFAANAVLLHQKTVAFFSLEMSNAQLMQRMLATAAKIESHKFRDGKMSSEDLGRLYPEAASFQTDKLLLDDSPGISIIDLASRCRKVKREKGKLDMIIVDYLQLMSANPSAKGNQSREREISIISMGLKSLAKELNCPVIALSQLNRGLEQRPDKRPRPSDLRESGSIEQDADQILFVYRDEVYNKESPDKGIAEIIIGKNRHGAMDTVKLAFQSSYTSFHNLARFDN, encoded by the coding sequence ATGATTTCAACACCACAGAATACTCCTTCAATTACTGGCTTGCCTCATTCTCGAGAAGCTGAGCAAGCCGTTCTTGGAACAATTTTAGCAACACCTTCAAGCGTTTTTGGGTGTACAGAAAAACTCGTTTCTCATTATTTTTTTGATCCACAGCATCAAATAATTGTTACAGCTATCCGTGAACTTATTGTAGAAAATCGCCCCGCAGATGTTACTTTAGTATATGGAAAACTGCGAGAAAAAGGGGACAACCTTAAGGTGGGCGACTTAGAGGGTGTCCGCAAATTACTCGAATTTAATTCCCGTCCCGAATTACTCGATTATTGGCTCGAAGAAGTTAAAAAATATTGGGAACTCAGGCTTGTTATAGAAGCATGCGCAGATATTATTGCTCGAGGCAAAAGAGTTGCTGGCGCCAATGTCGATGAATTCTTAAGCTATGCGGAATCTAAGTTCACGCAATTGGCAGAATCTCGAATTGTAACAGGTCTTATTCCTGCAGCCCAAGTCGTTCGAGAAACAATTTTAGATCTAGAAAAAATATTTCAGAACCCTGGTAAAATTACTGGTATAGCAAGCGGATTTACTGATTTAGACAAAATCACGGCTGGCTTTCAACCCTCTGATCTCATTATTTTAGCAGCCCGTCCAGCAATGGGTAAAACGTCTTTAGCATTAAACTTTGCAGCCAATGCTGTTTTACTTCATCAAAAAACAGTTGCTTTTTTTAGTCTTGAAATGAGCAATGCGCAGTTAATGCAAAGAATGCTTGCCACTGCTGCTAAAATTGAGTCGCATAAGTTTCGAGATGGCAAAATGTCTAGTGAAGATCTTGGCAGACTCTATCCTGAAGCAGCATCATTTCAGACAGATAAACTATTACTCGATGATTCGCCGGGCATAAGTATTATCGATCTGGCTAGCCGCTGCAGAAAAGTCAAAAGGGAAAAAGGCAAACTCGATATGATCATTGTCGATTATCTTCAGCTCATGTCTGCAAATCCTTCAGCAAAAGGCAATCAAAGCCGCGAACGAGAAATTTCAATTATCAGTATGGGGCTAAAATCTCTGGCAAAAGAATTAAATTGCCCAGTTATCGCTTTATCTCAGCTTAATCGCGGACTGGAACAACGCCCAGACAAACGCCCAAGGCCTTCTGACCTTCGAGAGTCTGGCTCTATAGAACAGGATGCCGATCAAATTTTATTTGTTTATAGAGATGAGGTTTATAATAAAGAATCGCCCGACAAAGGCATCGCAGAAATTATTATTGGCAAAAACAGGCACGGCGCGATGGATACTGTCAAACTTGCATTTCAAAGTAGCTATACTTCATTTCACAATCTTGCCCGTTTCGATAATTAA
- a CDS encoding helix-turn-helix domain-containing protein codes for MNSENLHRTIEGASVQGPADEIENSTMVNEKLLNFSSCPDEYKMFIEETSLENLVYWKLFNLFEKLEEDSPSNTLRTVLAHVERPLFALVLKKTKGNQSKAAEVLGCNRNTLHRKLKEFAIEPRDLRKAMRIASAFNQNRQLPSLVENNLEVNQ; via the coding sequence ATGAATTCTGAAAACCTACACAGAACAATAGAGGGAGCATCTGTTCAAGGACCTGCGGACGAAATAGAAAACTCCACTATGGTTAACGAAAAACTTCTTAATTTTTCTTCTTGCCCTGATGAATACAAAATGTTTATCGAGGAAACGAGTCTTGAAAACTTAGTTTATTGGAAACTTTTTAATTTGTTTGAAAAATTAGAAGAAGATTCGCCAAGTAATACCTTAAGGACAGTTCTTGCTCACGTTGAAAGACCTCTTTTTGCGTTGGTATTAAAAAAAACCAAAGGCAATCAAAGCAAAGCGGCTGAAGTACTTGGATGCAACAGAAATACTTTACACCGTAAGCTTAAGGAGTTTGCTATTGAGCCCCGGGATTTACGAAAGGCAATGAGAATCGCGAGTGCTTTTAATCAAAACAGGCAGCTGCCATCTCTTGTTGAGAATAATTTAGAAGTCAATCAGTAA
- the ychF gene encoding redox-regulated ATPase YchF, with protein sequence MGFNCGIVGLPNVGKSTLFNAVTRTANAQAANYPFCTIEPNVGRVAVPDERLEKINQIVNAKKVVPTFMEFVDIAGLVKGASRGEGLGNQFLGHIRQVDAIVHVVRCFDDSNITHVDGTTDPARDVDTINTELIYCDFETVTKSIDKMARLLKNNDKKILSSYECALRLKDHLEGLRPARSFKENNEVEQEYIQSLHLITRKQVLYAANVNEHELANDGETSKHVQVLREVAQKENAKVVVVSARLEEELGQLEPDDARMYMDDLKIKESGLDRLIKAGYSLLGLMTYFTAGVQEVRAWTVPKNCKAPQAAGVIHSDFEKGFICAEVYAYDDLVRLGNEAKVREAGLYRKEGRDYVCKDGDIMNFLFNV encoded by the coding sequence ATGGGTTTTAACTGTGGAATTGTTGGATTACCCAACGTTGGAAAATCAACTCTATTTAATGCTGTCACAAGAACTGCCAACGCCCAGGCGGCTAATTATCCTTTTTGTACGATAGAGCCAAATGTTGGGCGTGTTGCTGTGCCTGATGAACGTCTAGAAAAGATTAATCAAATTGTGAATGCAAAAAAAGTTGTGCCAACTTTTATGGAATTTGTCGATATTGCGGGACTTGTTAAAGGAGCTAGCCGAGGCGAGGGTCTTGGCAATCAGTTTTTAGGGCATATTCGTCAAGTTGATGCCATTGTTCATGTTGTGCGTTGTTTTGATGATTCAAATATTACCCATGTTGATGGCACTACAGATCCCGCTCGAGACGTTGATACTATTAACACAGAGCTCATTTATTGTGACTTTGAAACCGTTACAAAAAGTATTGATAAAATGGCGCGTTTGCTAAAAAATAACGATAAAAAAATATTAAGTTCTTATGAGTGTGCTCTGAGGCTAAAAGATCATCTCGAAGGTTTAAGACCAGCTCGCTCATTTAAAGAAAATAACGAAGTTGAGCAAGAATATATACAAAGCCTTCATCTCATTACCCGGAAGCAAGTTCTCTATGCTGCAAATGTAAATGAACATGAATTGGCTAATGATGGAGAAACTTCTAAGCATGTTCAGGTGCTGCGTGAGGTGGCGCAAAAAGAAAATGCTAAAGTGGTAGTCGTTTCTGCGCGTTTAGAAGAGGAACTTGGTCAATTAGAACCAGACGACGCGCGTATGTACATGGACGATTTAAAAATTAAAGAATCAGGTTTAGATAGACTTATTAAAGCAGGGTATTCTTTGCTTGGGTTAATGACTTATTTTACAGCAGGTGTTCAAGAAGTGAGGGCTTGGACTGTTCCAAAAAACTGTAAAGCTCCACAGGCCGCAGGCGTTATCCATTCTGACTTTGAAAAAGGATTTATCTGCGCTGAAGTTTACGCATACGACGATTTGGTGCGTCTAGGAAACGAAGCAAAAGTGAGAGAAGCTGGGCTTTACCGTAAAGAAGGGCGTGATTATGTTTGTAAAGATGGTGATATAATGAACTTTCTTTTCAATGTGTAG
- the nth gene encoding endonuclease III, with protein sequence MNQSEKSINQIFTTLSNTWPDAQCELIHFNSFQLLIAVVLSAQATDKSVNKALEPLFSSQPNFSAQDLIKIGETNFLKIIQSIGLAKTKAKNCLALSKILIEKYNGEVPKIRENLEELPGVGRKTANVVLNVLFKQPTMAVDTHVARVSNRIGLVETTDDRLKIEKKLLEIIPKKFLLKAHHVLIFHGRYHCTAKKPKCESCPINSLCFKNGIATH encoded by the coding sequence ATGAACCAATCAGAAAAGTCCATAAATCAAATCTTTACAACTCTTTCAAATACATGGCCTGACGCACAATGCGAATTGATTCATTTTAATTCGTTTCAATTACTAATTGCCGTAGTATTGAGTGCACAAGCAACTGACAAATCAGTCAATAAAGCATTAGAGCCTTTATTTTCTTCACAACCTAATTTTTCTGCTCAAGATCTTATTAAAATTGGAGAGACTAATTTTTTAAAAATAATTCAAAGCATTGGACTTGCAAAAACGAAAGCTAAAAATTGTCTTGCTCTTTCAAAAATTTTAATCGAAAAATATAATGGAGAAGTTCCCAAAATTCGAGAAAATCTTGAAGAATTACCTGGGGTCGGAAGAAAAACTGCAAATGTTGTATTAAATGTTTTATTTAAACAACCAACAATGGCAGTAGACACTCACGTTGCAAGAGTATCAAATAGAATTGGCCTTGTTGAAACAACAGATGATCGCTTAAAAATTGAAAAAAAATTATTAGAAATAATCCCTAAAAAATTTTTATTAAAAGCACATCATGTCCTTATTTTTCATGGTAGATATCATTGCACTGCCAAAAAACCAAAATGTGAAAGTTGTCCAATTAATTCGTTATGCTTTAAAAATGGTATTGCTACACATTGA
- a CDS encoding sulfatase-like hydrolase/transferase: protein MKNSKNKKNYFIIIFRPLIALKLSLTHFYGRIVLKMSVFGINLPGFKKIKNNISLNALSAYERTLIIYKIKGERYTIQFGPLWFRRIFENFYQLYLKNKFWLKIAGKTTVAFFIIIIPILIFIIIRCIFPVPERIPFNNITTHLSKNSNFKVDWLYTESPFTEKDINNSTYHYLNENNERGVYNTPVLEKNSPAGLSHFGIGYYPYKLNFVRGFIVGDEKPITIQKNRNVDIEIEEGNRLRIQYYLLPSFDGKTYQCQLDIKDQNGKLLTSFIKSTPKRLPNRDPNSIKAGLYERFVPNSYPDGGQIDEFIINLKFPPEKIIASSLEISDKSISNITSKKNNIYYNSNDSLAKDKSIDVTNNNCVFVLGDFSFEHVVLNPPKRRGMIFIVVDALKADIAYNKDIMPNINRFSENNSIKFIQHRSQSNMTVPSIFSLMTSLYIREIGSISLSYGASDEMRKEFNNKNIPLMATEIQKLGYRVGAIGMVSFLTEALKGGADLGFHNAIISEAEQYETRQTTEHLGSWLEMYGDAPFFLYVHYNTTHGPFRPPFEKLDVAQFLSSPLGVNYRKELYKGTARFFDDEFANILKKLKDLNIQDEVDIVFTSDHGIQMDYKPWYYLKGIENNTFGSYADKGHSLFDEEVKVPFIFHLAQKDVVSDKIVTEPTAHLDIFPTIYHLLGGIETNNNWKGINFSESIFKINNKNFSTILSQRDKLFFESFDYMGMLYWGESFKNNPIKYIKQLSRDEVKLLTSNSIFRKKLSWFQPEIFEEINFNKQTDNILPNISSNNLKKIRKEYYQNSPYSSKVIIEPHYNGLFEMKFKIKNPNNIIENFEQNHPNTIKFSQNEFNNYSELNFKGFIKNGESISFNLHKLIIEDISLMKDISAIMCSNGNKIELSEVSNILNNNLCAFFPPPNSIVNLNYIENEKPIVIKKLISTEKSVTLSTIHAGETLQNALKNWGYAK from the coding sequence ATGAAAAATTCAAAAAATAAAAAAAATTATTTTATAATAATTTTTAGACCTTTAATTGCATTAAAACTTTCTTTAACCCATTTTTATGGAAGAATTGTTTTAAAAATGTCAGTTTTTGGAATAAACCTTCCTGGTTTTAAAAAAATCAAAAATAATATATCGTTAAATGCACTTTCAGCATACGAAAGAACTTTAATAATTTATAAAATTAAAGGAGAAAGATATACAATTCAATTTGGTCCGCTTTGGTTTAGAAGAATTTTTGAAAATTTTTACCAGTTATATTTAAAAAATAAATTTTGGCTAAAAATAGCCGGAAAAACAACAGTCGCATTTTTTATTATCATTATTCCTATTTTAATTTTTATTATTATTAGATGTATTTTTCCAGTTCCTGAAAGGATACCTTTTAACAATATAACGACACATTTATCTAAAAATTCTAATTTTAAAGTTGATTGGTTGTATACAGAATCGCCTTTTACAGAAAAAGACATAAATAATTCTACTTATCATTACCTAAATGAAAATAATGAAAGAGGTGTTTATAATACTCCTGTTTTAGAAAAAAATTCTCCTGCAGGTTTAAGTCATTTTGGAATTGGTTATTATCCTTATAAACTTAATTTTGTAAGAGGTTTTATAGTGGGAGATGAAAAACCAATTACAATTCAAAAAAATCGTAATGTTGACATTGAAATTGAAGAAGGAAATCGACTCCGAATTCAGTATTATTTACTCCCATCATTTGATGGGAAAACATATCAATGTCAATTAGACATTAAAGATCAAAATGGAAAGTTATTAACAAGTTTTATCAAATCAACCCCAAAAAGATTGCCGAATAGAGACCCTAACTCTATTAAAGCTGGATTATATGAGCGCTTTGTTCCAAACTCTTACCCAGATGGTGGACAAATTGATGAGTTTATTATTAATTTAAAATTTCCTCCCGAGAAAATTATCGCATCTTCTTTAGAAATTTCTGATAAAAGTATCTCTAATATTACTAGTAAAAAAAATAATATATATTATAATAGCAACGACTCTTTGGCAAAAGATAAAAGTATTGATGTAACAAATAATAATTGTGTTTTTGTTTTAGGTGATTTTAGTTTTGAGCATGTAGTTCTAAATCCACCAAAACGTAGAGGTATGATTTTTATTGTTGTAGATGCTTTAAAAGCAGATATTGCCTACAATAAAGATATAATGCCTAACATAAATAGGTTTTCTGAAAATAATAGTATTAAATTTATTCAACATCGTTCTCAAAGTAACATGACTGTTCCAAGTATTTTTTCTTTAATGACATCTTTATATATTAGAGAAATAGGAAGCATAAGCCTTTCATATGGCGCAAGCGATGAAATGAGAAAAGAATTTAATAATAAAAATATACCATTAATGGCAACAGAAATTCAAAAACTCGGGTATCGAGTTGGTGCAATTGGAATGGTCTCTTTTTTAACAGAAGCATTAAAGGGTGGTGCAGATTTAGGATTTCATAATGCCATAATTTCTGAAGCAGAACAATATGAAACTCGGCAAACAACAGAACACCTAGGATCTTGGCTAGAAATGTATGGCGATGCTCCCTTCTTTTTATATGTTCATTATAATACAACTCACGGTCCTTTTCGGCCTCCATTTGAAAAATTAGATGTTGCACAATTTTTATCGAGTCCACTTGGAGTAAATTATAGAAAAGAACTTTACAAAGGAACTGCTCGTTTTTTTGATGATGAATTTGCAAATATTTTAAAAAAGCTAAAAGATTTAAATATTCAAGATGAAGTTGATATTGTTTTTACATCCGACCATGGCATTCAAATGGATTACAAACCTTGGTATTACTTAAAAGGGATTGAAAATAATACTTTCGGCTCTTACGCCGATAAGGGACATTCTTTATTTGATGAAGAAGTTAAAGTACCATTTATTTTTCACTTAGCACAAAAAGATGTGGTGTCAGATAAAATTGTTACTGAACCTACTGCACATCTTGATATTTTTCCAACTATTTATCACTTATTAGGAGGAATAGAAACCAACAATAACTGGAAAGGGATTAATTTTTCTGAAAGCATTTTTAAAATTAATAACAAAAATTTTTCTACTATTCTCTCTCAAAGAGATAAATTATTTTTTGAAAGTTTTGATTATATGGGGATGCTCTATTGGGGAGAAAGCTTTAAAAACAATCCTATAAAATACATTAAACAATTGTCTCGAGATGAAGTTAAATTATTAACGAGCAATTCGATATTTAGAAAAAAATTATCCTGGTTTCAACCAGAAATTTTTGAAGAAATAAATTTTAATAAACAGACAGATAATATCTTACCAAATATTTCTAGCAACAATTTAAAAAAAATAAGAAAAGAATATTATCAAAATTCACCTTACTCTAGCAAGGTTATAATAGAACCACATTATAACGGACTTTTTGAAATGAAATTTAAAATTAAAAATCCAAATAATATTATAGAAAATTTTGAACAGAATCACCCAAATACCATTAAATTTTCGCAAAATGAATTTAATAATTATTCAGAATTAAATTTTAAAGGCTTTATAAAAAACGGTGAGAGTATTTCTTTTAATTTACACAAACTAATAATTGAAGATATATCCTTAATGAAAGATATAAGTGCTATCATGTGTTCTAATGGAAATAAAATTGAGTTATCTGAAGTATCAAATATTTTAAACAATAACTTATGCGCTTTTTTTCCACCGCCAAATTCAATTGTTAATTTAAATTATATAGAAAACGAAAAACCAATTGTCATTAAAAAACTAATTTCAACAGAAAAGTCTGTAACCTTATCAACAATTCACGCTGGTGAAACACTACAAAATGCTTTAAAAAACTGGGGTTACGCCAAATGA